In Gimesia benthica, a single window of DNA contains:
- a CDS encoding tetratricopeptide repeat protein: MRFWILCSLMLCLPGLTPPVHADPQPASADKTAQKKALQQELEQQIEELSERIKAAPRETALYSRRGDAYFFLGQFKQAVADYDKMVELDPSIKTSHWRRGIACYYAKQYADAARQFEIYHSFDNVDRENGIWRFFSQFQAKGPGAAQKGLLKYEKDDREPFPDLYRLFEGKTTPDAILKAINTAEISDQEREKRLFYANLYIGLNESLHGRKAKARTYLQQAVDNQWGPRAGFGPNYMWHTGRLELQLISTPENQK; the protein is encoded by the coding sequence ATGCGATTTTGGATCCTTTGCAGCCTGATGCTCTGCCTCCCGGGACTCACCCCGCCGGTCCATGCAGATCCCCAACCAGCGTCCGCAGATAAAACAGCACAGAAGAAAGCGTTGCAGCAGGAACTCGAGCAGCAGATTGAGGAACTCTCGGAACGCATCAAAGCAGCGCCCCGGGAGACGGCCCTCTATTCCCGGCGGGGAGACGCTTACTTTTTTCTGGGGCAGTTCAAACAGGCCGTCGCGGATTACGACAAGATGGTCGAACTCGATCCCTCAATCAAAACCTCTCACTGGCGACGGGGGATTGCCTGTTATTACGCTAAACAGTACGCCGACGCTGCCCGGCAGTTCGAAATCTATCACTCGTTTGATAACGTCGATCGCGAGAACGGGATCTGGCGGTTTTTCTCCCAGTTCCAGGCAAAGGGCCCCGGGGCGGCTCAAAAAGGACTGTTGAAGTACGAAAAGGATGACCGCGAACCCTTTCCCGATCTGTATCGCCTGTTTGAAGGCAAAACAACTCCAGACGCGATCCTGAAAGCCATCAACACTGCTGAGATCAGCGATCAGGAACGGGAAAAACGCCTGTTTTATGCGAATCTCTATATCGGCCTGAATGAATCGTTGCACGGCCGTAAAGCGAAAGCACGTACCTACCTGCAGCAGGCGGTCGACAATCAGTGGGGCCCCCGGGCCGGCTTCGGACCCAATTACATGTGGCACACGGGGCGACTGGAGTTACAATTAATTTCGACTCCCGAGAATCAAAAATAG
- a CDS encoding amino acid kinase family protein: MPVTVIKVGGSLFDLPDLGNRLSHVLGQLDGSRPLIVSGGGRTADLVRDWDRIHNLGEERAHWLAIQSLTLNERLLNQLLPESESVDSHAAAEAAWRANRIPILSAYAYLSRPAAQSLEQAELPAAWEVTSDSIAAWITLNWPAQELVLLKSVDPPEVETTSELCARGLVDAYFPQLADELLCLRWCNLRSSGETLQLATVTRGSSFQSRNATGPA; the protein is encoded by the coding sequence ATGCCTGTCACCGTCATCAAAGTCGGAGGGAGCCTGTTCGATCTGCCGGACCTGGGGAACAGGCTGTCCCACGTGCTGGGACAGCTGGATGGTTCCCGCCCCCTGATTGTTTCCGGAGGGGGACGTACCGCCGACCTGGTCAGGGACTGGGATCGGATTCACAACCTGGGTGAAGAGCGTGCCCACTGGCTGGCCATCCAATCGCTGACGCTTAACGAACGTCTGCTGAATCAACTGCTGCCGGAATCGGAATCGGTCGACTCTCACGCCGCTGCAGAAGCAGCCTGGCGGGCGAACCGCATTCCGATTCTCTCGGCTTACGCCTACCTGTCGCGGCCTGCGGCTCAGTCACTGGAACAGGCGGAATTACCGGCTGCGTGGGAAGTGACCAGCGATTCGATTGCGGCATGGATTACGCTCAACTGGCCGGCTCAGGAACTGGTTTTACTGAAGTCGGTCGATCCACCTGAAGTGGAGACTACCTCTGAGCTCTGTGCCCGCGGGCTCGTCGATGCTTACTTTCCCCAGCTGGCGGATGAACTGCTCTGCCTGCGCTGGTGTAACCTGCGATCCTCGGGGGAGACGCTTCAACTGGCGACAGTCACCAGAGGCAGCAGCTTCCAGAGCAGGAACGCAACCGGTCCTGCATAA
- the cysC gene encoding adenylyl-sulfate kinase, whose amino-acid sequence MAEQKATNVTWHEHHVSKEKRCQQNGHKGAVLWFTGLSGSGKSTIANTVDHKLFEQGKHTFVLDGDNVRMGLNKNLGFSPEDRTENIRRIGEVSKLYTDAGILVMTAFISPYREDRDQVREILGDGEFIEIFVKASLETCEGRDPKGLYKKARAGEIKGFTGIDAPYEEPEKAELILDSDGKGIDELADEVVAYLESNGYLTYP is encoded by the coding sequence ATGGCCGAGCAAAAAGCCACCAACGTGACTTGGCACGAACACCATGTATCTAAAGAAAAACGCTGTCAGCAGAACGGACACAAGGGTGCCGTTCTCTGGTTCACCGGTTTGAGCGGATCCGGCAAAAGCACGATCGCCAACACCGTCGATCACAAACTGTTCGAGCAAGGCAAACACACCTTCGTGCTGGATGGCGATAACGTCCGCATGGGTCTGAACAAGAACCTGGGCTTTTCTCCTGAAGACCGTACCGAAAACATCCGTCGTATCGGCGAAGTTTCCAAACTGTACACCGACGCCGGTATCCTCGTCATGACCGCCTTCATTTCTCCCTACCGTGAAGACCGTGATCAGGTCCGCGAAATTCTGGGTGATGGCGAGTTCATCGAGATCTTCGTCAAAGCTTCTCTGGAAACCTGCGAAGGCCGCGATCCTAAAGGCCTCTACAAGAAGGCACGGGCTGGCGAAATCAAAGGCTTCACCGGTATCGACGCTCCTTACGAAGAACCGGAAAAAGCAGAACTGATTCTCGATTCTGACGGAAAAGGCATCGATGAGCTGGCTGATGAAGTCGTCGCCTACCTCGAATCCAACGGATACCTGACCTATCCGTAA
- a CDS encoding sulfatase family protein — protein MLRSLLALCLILTAGVLLSQQVSAAEQQPNILWIIAEDMGPELGCYGTPEVKTPTLDRLAEQGMQFQNAFTVTPVCSTSRSSFMTGMYAMSIDAHNHRSHRDGTNPLPEGVRVITDWLRLAGYTTANIRNLTKDRKLAKFYKGTGKTDWNFTYPKGKQPFDLKDWDELKQHQPFYAQINFSETHRGGAWNSAHEYLDYQVDPEKVQIPPYYPDHPVTRAVWAQYLNTVMAVDKKVAFILDLLKRDQLDKNTIVVFMADHGRAMPRGKQWPYDSGLHIPLIIYWPEGNSDLPAPAQYHRGEKSDQLISSIDLSATTLALAGIEKPSRMQGQVFLGSQTEKPRSYLFGGRDRGDETVFHIRTVRDKQFRYLRNKYPERPFLQINRYKETQYPIIGLLRDLDAKGELSGPPAVLMAETRPREELYDIRNDPWEINNLADNPAYAETKQRLSAALDHWMEEIDDKGRTPEDPAIPEFWDERAIRVYSKNLKERPKDWFKSAPGLGPYKLKEKQEKADK, from the coding sequence ATGCTCCGCTCTCTGCTTGCGCTTTGTCTGATACTCACGGCTGGTGTGTTACTTTCTCAGCAAGTCTCAGCCGCTGAACAGCAACCAAATATCCTCTGGATTATCGCCGAGGACATGGGTCCGGAACTCGGCTGCTACGGTACGCCTGAAGTCAAAACGCCTACGCTGGACCGACTGGCCGAACAGGGGATGCAGTTTCAAAATGCGTTTACCGTCACGCCCGTTTGCTCGACGAGCCGTTCGTCTTTCATGACGGGCATGTATGCGATGTCGATTGACGCTCACAATCATCGGTCTCATCGCGACGGCACCAACCCGCTGCCCGAGGGTGTTCGCGTCATCACCGACTGGTTGCGTCTTGCTGGCTACACGACTGCGAATATTCGCAACCTGACGAAAGATCGCAAGCTGGCCAAGTTCTATAAAGGGACCGGTAAGACCGACTGGAACTTCACCTATCCCAAAGGAAAGCAGCCCTTTGATCTCAAAGACTGGGATGAACTCAAACAGCATCAACCCTTTTATGCCCAGATCAACTTTTCGGAAACACACCGGGGCGGTGCCTGGAACTCGGCTCATGAGTATCTCGACTACCAGGTCGATCCGGAGAAAGTGCAAATCCCACCGTACTATCCCGATCACCCCGTGACCCGGGCGGTCTGGGCGCAGTATCTGAATACCGTGATGGCCGTAGATAAGAAGGTCGCGTTTATTCTGGATCTGCTCAAGCGGGATCAACTGGATAAGAATACGATCGTCGTGTTCATGGCCGATCATGGTCGCGCCATGCCCCGTGGTAAACAGTGGCCTTACGACAGCGGCCTGCATATCCCGCTGATCATTTACTGGCCCGAAGGAAATTCGGATCTGCCGGCCCCCGCCCAGTATCATCGAGGTGAGAAGAGCGATCAGCTGATCTCGTCCATCGACCTGAGTGCGACCACGCTGGCCCTGGCGGGCATCGAGAAACCATCCCGCATGCAGGGACAGGTTTTTCTGGGTAGCCAGACCGAGAAGCCGCGCAGCTACCTGTTCGGCGGACGGGACCGCGGCGATGAAACCGTGTTCCACATCCGCACGGTTCGCGACAAGCAGTTCCGTTATCTGAGAAACAAGTATCCCGAACGGCCGTTCCTGCAGATCAATCGTTACAAGGAAACCCAGTACCCGATCATCGGTCTGCTGCGTGATCTGGACGCGAAAGGGGAGTTAAGCGGTCCGCCAGCTGTGCTGATGGCGGAGACTCGCCCCCGCGAGGAACTGTATGACATCCGCAACGATCCCTGGGAGATCAACAACCTGGCTGATAACCCTGCTTACGCAGAGACAAAACAGCGACTGTCTGCCGCTTTGGATCATTGGATGGAGGAAATCGACGACAAAGGTCGCACTCCTGAAGATCCAGCGATCCCTGAGTTCTGGGACGAACGGGCGATTCGCGTCTATTCCAAAAACCTCAAGGAGCGCCCCAAAGACTGGTTCAAGTCGGCTCCCGGACTGGGTCCTTATAAACTCAAAGAGAAACAAGAGAAAGCAGACAAGTAA
- a CDS encoding tetratricopeptide repeat protein has product MNLHSPLSIVCLWTALLSVCLTNQSRLPAQDQENQPSAETEQAQKAQALKHAQQGQTYLKQKHWKKAIAEFQAAIKLQPENSMLHYLLSVSYLEDSQGSLAWIEVRKAVLLDLKNQNAMQQFLKFWSFFDKQGVLNVGTPEVEVLKLLGPPDRKQEQGADTRLTYGFMWLTLRNASLFAVIDTRGLEAEYTKALQTMEFELGPDWRVGYRLMNGTSALTEYVTTEETVQKYQQLFSTQRLFKLGKETSAEDMMKRMKSLIEQSYEVETWTVISDGQDDVIFEWKVAASDKTPAQHEINRIVRGKRDIHRLAYVTRKLPLSEADRKKWIEELKSARVVLANPGKQPLTPEQKAELVKQLTTKSREIIALQLKYIQAGDVESMRPFFTERLRDRITKESLAEAKEQAASATPEELVHSVTIEEVGDGIQAKIKMKNGRTLTTLVPVNRKWEADTIWFK; this is encoded by the coding sequence ATGAATCTGCATTCGCCGCTCTCAATCGTTTGTCTGTGGACAGCCTTGCTCTCTGTCTGCTTGACGAATCAGTCGCGACTTCCGGCGCAAGACCAGGAGAATCAGCCCTCTGCCGAGACGGAGCAGGCACAGAAAGCCCAGGCACTCAAACACGCCCAGCAGGGGCAGACCTATCTGAAGCAGAAACACTGGAAAAAGGCGATCGCTGAATTTCAGGCGGCCATAAAATTGCAGCCTGAAAACAGCATGCTGCATTATCTGCTCAGTGTCAGCTACCTCGAAGATTCACAAGGCAGTCTCGCCTGGATTGAAGTGCGTAAAGCGGTGTTGCTGGATCTGAAAAACCAGAATGCCATGCAGCAATTCCTGAAGTTCTGGAGCTTTTTCGATAAGCAGGGCGTTCTCAATGTCGGAACACCTGAGGTCGAAGTACTGAAACTGCTGGGGCCTCCGGATAGAAAGCAGGAGCAGGGAGCAGATACACGACTGACTTACGGATTCATGTGGCTGACATTGAGGAATGCCAGTCTGTTCGCGGTCATCGATACGCGGGGGCTGGAAGCGGAATACACCAAAGCTCTGCAGACAATGGAGTTCGAACTGGGACCGGACTGGCGGGTCGGGTATCGGCTGATGAATGGTACCAGTGCCCTGACCGAGTACGTCACCACCGAGGAGACCGTCCAGAAATATCAGCAACTCTTTTCCACACAGCGACTGTTTAAACTGGGTAAAGAAACCTCGGCAGAAGACATGATGAAACGCATGAAGTCCCTGATTGAACAGTCTTATGAGGTCGAAACCTGGACTGTGATCTCCGATGGTCAGGATGATGTCATCTTCGAGTGGAAAGTAGCGGCCAGCGATAAGACTCCCGCACAACATGAGATCAATCGAATTGTCCGAGGCAAACGAGACATCCATCGGCTCGCTTACGTCACGCGGAAGCTCCCGCTCAGCGAGGCAGATCGGAAAAAATGGATCGAAGAGTTAAAATCAGCCCGCGTCGTTCTCGCGAATCCGGGGAAACAACCACTGACTCCCGAACAGAAAGCCGAACTGGTTAAGCAGTTAACCACCAAATCCCGGGAGATCATCGCCCTGCAACTCAAATACATTCAGGCGGGCGATGTGGAATCAATGCGCCCCTTCTTCACCGAACGACTCCGCGATCGGATTACCAAAGAGTCCCTGGCCGAAGCAAAAGAGCAGGCCGCGAGCGCAACTCCTGAGGAGCTTGTCCATTCTGTCACGATCGAAGAGGTCGGAGATGGAATTCAGGCCAAGATCAAAATGAAAAACGGTCGTACCCTCACCACGCTGGTCCCCGTCAACAGAAAATGGGAAGCGGACACCATCTGGTTCAAGTGA
- a CDS encoding phosphatidate cytidylyltransferase, translated as MLGWRLLVSATLIPLLFGLFYLDQRAGSSAPWLLGLCWLLILRGTWEITQLLTVRNLKPGYPLVCLLSLLICNAAWLPWLIPSLQTGANDPQTLSLALLSVTYAISVLLLFLKNAIRFQEPGQTMEILGAELLGVSYVGFLLAMLAELRWVVGPQTGYLALGALIISAKLGDVGGYTFGRLWGKKKLVPRLSPGKTWMGGFGAIFGASLGAWLWLQFTPSLFNDSWSAPAWYWSILFGAIIGVVGLVGDLCESLIKRDVGKKDSAELLPGFGGLLDLLDSPLYAGPVAFLLWKLLPLVTVAS; from the coding sequence ATGCTGGGCTGGCGGCTTCTGGTTTCCGCAACTCTGATTCCCCTGTTGTTCGGTCTGTTTTATCTCGATCAACGTGCGGGGAGCAGCGCCCCCTGGTTACTGGGACTCTGCTGGCTCCTGATTCTTCGGGGAACCTGGGAGATCACGCAACTGCTGACGGTCCGCAATCTGAAGCCGGGCTATCCGCTGGTCTGTCTGCTCTCGCTGCTGATTTGTAACGCGGCCTGGTTGCCCTGGCTGATTCCTTCACTGCAGACCGGCGCGAATGATCCGCAGACGCTTTCACTGGCTCTACTGTCGGTGACCTATGCGATTTCCGTTCTGCTACTGTTCCTGAAGAATGCGATTCGCTTTCAGGAGCCGGGCCAGACCATGGAAATTCTGGGAGCCGAACTGCTGGGAGTTTCGTACGTCGGTTTTCTGCTCGCGATGCTGGCTGAACTCCGCTGGGTCGTGGGTCCCCAGACTGGTTACCTCGCTCTGGGGGCATTGATCATCAGTGCCAAGCTGGGTGATGTTGGCGGTTATACGTTTGGTCGTCTCTGGGGAAAAAAGAAGCTCGTGCCCCGTCTGAGTCCGGGAAAAACCTGGATGGGCGGCTTCGGTGCGATCTTTGGGGCTTCACTCGGCGCCTGGCTCTGGCTGCAGTTCACTCCCTCCCTGTTTAACGACAGCTGGAGTGCCCCCGCCTGGTACTGGTCCATTCTGTTCGGGGCGATTATCGGCGTTGTCGGTCTCGTGGGGGACCTGTGTGAATCGCTGATCAAGCGGGATGTCGGCAAAAAAGATTCTGCGGAACTGCTGCCTGGTTTCGGCGGCCTGCTCGATCTGCTCGACAGTCCCCTTTATGCAGGACCGGTTGCGTTCCTGCTCTGGAAGCTGCTGCCTCTGGTGACTGTCGCCAGTTGA
- the hisG gene encoding ATP phosphoribosyltransferase, translating to MSDKVLKLGIPAGSLQESTAELFKRAGYVIKFSSRSYYPTIDDDEIECLLIRAQEMARYVDQGILDAGITGHDWILETGADVQEICELQFSKVSRRPVRWVLCVPEDSPVQSVKDLEGKRIATEVVGMTQRYLEQHGVTAKVEFSWGATEVKPPKLADAIVEVTETGSSLRANNLRIVEELMQSTTRFIANKQAYEDPWKREKLENIAMMLESCLAAEGKVCLMMNVVRTDLEKVLNLLPALQKPTVSSLSDPDWVAINTIMEESVVRSIVPKLKSAGACGIVEYQISKIID from the coding sequence ATGTCCGACAAGGTCTTAAAACTCGGTATTCCCGCGGGAAGTTTACAGGAATCGACGGCGGAATTATTCAAACGCGCCGGATACGTCATCAAATTTTCTTCCCGGTCCTACTACCCGACGATCGACGATGATGAAATCGAGTGTCTGCTGATCCGGGCGCAGGAAATGGCCCGTTACGTCGACCAGGGAATTCTGGACGCCGGCATCACCGGTCACGACTGGATCCTCGAGACAGGAGCAGACGTTCAGGAAATCTGCGAACTGCAGTTCTCCAAAGTCAGCCGCCGCCCCGTTCGCTGGGTACTCTGCGTTCCCGAAGATTCCCCGGTGCAGTCCGTCAAAGACCTGGAAGGCAAGCGAATCGCCACCGAAGTCGTCGGCATGACCCAGCGCTACCTCGAACAGCACGGCGTGACTGCGAAAGTTGAGTTCTCCTGGGGTGCGACTGAAGTCAAGCCTCCCAAACTGGCCGATGCGATTGTGGAAGTCACCGAAACCGGTTCTTCCCTGCGGGCCAATAACCTGCGGATCGTGGAAGAGCTGATGCAGAGCACGACCCGCTTCATCGCCAACAAACAGGCTTACGAAGATCCCTGGAAGCGCGAGAAGCTCGAAAACATCGCGATGATGCTCGAGTCCTGTCTGGCTGCGGAAGGCAAAGTCTGCCTGATGATGAACGTAGTCCGTACCGATCTGGAGAAGGTACTCAACCTGCTGCCCGCACTGCAGAAACCGACCGTCTCTTCATTGTCCGACCCCGACTGGGTGGCCATCAACACCATCATGGAAGAATCGGTCGTTCGCTCGATTGTACCGAAACTGAAATCCGCCGGTGCCTGCGGCATCGTGGAATACCAGATTTCCAAAATCATCGACTGA
- a CDS encoding isoprenyl transferase codes for MPAISEQDGESLGLESRQLPRHIAIIMDGNGRWASRRGFPRIEGHRQGVNSVRTVVEESTRLGIEQLTLYCLSSENWKRPALELNLLMQLLKKFVIGEREEIMRQNIRFSTIGRRSDLPKDVLAEVDKTIDESRNNTGMQLCLALNYGSRSEIVDAVKSIVSEVEQGGLKAEDIDEDVISSHLYTAGMPDPDLVIRTAGEMRVSNFLLWQISYAELWVTETYWPDFSVNDFWQALRDFAARDRRFGGLKG; via the coding sequence GTGCCCGCCATATCGGAACAGGATGGGGAATCGCTGGGGCTGGAATCCCGCCAACTGCCCCGGCATATCGCGATCATCATGGATGGTAACGGTCGCTGGGCCTCGCGTCGTGGTTTTCCCCGCATCGAAGGTCATCGACAGGGCGTCAACAGCGTGCGCACTGTCGTGGAAGAATCGACGCGGCTGGGCATCGAACAGCTCACACTTTACTGTCTCAGCAGTGAGAACTGGAAACGTCCCGCACTCGAACTCAACCTGCTGATGCAGCTGTTGAAGAAATTCGTGATCGGCGAACGTGAAGAAATCATGCGGCAGAATATTCGCTTCTCCACCATCGGCCGTCGCTCAGACCTGCCCAAAGATGTGCTGGCGGAAGTCGACAAAACCATAGACGAGAGTCGAAATAATACCGGTATGCAACTCTGTCTCGCTCTCAATTACGGCAGCCGTTCTGAAATCGTGGACGCCGTGAAGTCGATCGTGAGTGAAGTCGAACAGGGCGGACTCAAAGCCGAAGACATTGACGAAGACGTGATCTCTTCGCATCTTTACACCGCAGGCATGCCCGATCCGGATCTGGTAATTCGGACTGCCGGCGAAATGCGTGTCAGTAATTTTCTGCTCTGGCAGATCAGTTATGCCGAACTCTGGGTGACTGAAACCTACTGGCCTGATTTTTCCGTCAACGATTTCTGGCAGGCACTCCGTGACTTCGCAGCTCGCGACCGTCGCTTCGGCGGTTTGAAAGGATAA